GCTCATTTTAATTTAAATCTGTAGCATCTTTAATTATAAATATTTTTGTTTTATATAAATCCAATTAAATAAAAGTCAATCATAATAATTTAATTTCTAATCGGTAAAAACTTTTTATGTGGATAATATTATCATTATTAACGGCGATTTCTGTAGCATCCCATGATGCGTGGATTAAATTTTCATTGTCAGACTTAGATCATTATTACATGTCTGCGATTCCCCTTGTTTACAGTCTTCCAATGTTTTGTATTGGGCTTATATTTATCCCTGTGCCAACTTTAAAGGAAGATTTTTTCTTTTATTTTTTTCTATGCCTTCCAATAAATGGGTTGAGTTTAATTTTATATATGAAATCAATAAAAATTTCTCCTTTATCTCTTACTATTCCTTATCTTGCGTTTACGCCGGCTTTTATACTTTTCACAGGCTACATTTTTTTAAAGGAATCTCCAGATTCATGGGGAATAATCGGTGTAGTACTAACTTGTTTAGGAAGTTATATTTTAAATATTGATTTTAAAAATAAGTCTTTAATAGCTCCTTTTCAAGTACTTTTTAAAGAACAAGGTTCAATTATGATGCTTACTGTAGCTTTTTTATACAGTTTTACAGCTGTTATTGGCAAAAAAGCTATAATCCTTTCTTCACCTTTATTTTTTGGATTTTCTTTTTTTGCTGTTCATAATTTTATCATGATT
The nucleotide sequence above comes from Desulfobacterales bacterium. Encoded proteins:
- a CDS encoding DMT family transporter; translated protein: MWIILSLLTAISVASHDAWIKFSLSDLDHYYMSAIPLVYSLPMFCIGLIFIPVPTLKEDFFFYFFLCLPINGLSLILYMKSIKISPLSLTIPYLAFTPAFILFTGYIFLKESPDSWGIIGVVLTCLGSYILNIDFKNKSLIAPFQVLFKEQGSIMMLTVAFLYSFTAVIGKKAIILSSPLFFGFSFFAVHNFIMIMLFVCFKKIKFDFLYIKRLSGLVAGLLVFFHIVFHSIAIELIKAAYMISIKRLSVLFTVIYGKMIFKEENFVVRFLGALFMLTGALIITFKGK